A window from Vigna angularis cultivar LongXiaoDou No.4 chromosome 7, ASM1680809v1, whole genome shotgun sequence encodes these proteins:
- the LOC108338643 gene encoding probable protein phosphatase 2C 25: MSCSVAVSNSPVFSPSSSLFCSKPSIISSSPESLSLSLSHLKPSNTNTASSCSSPSAAAASSSPSSPFRLRLPKPPSVFSASSTSPNGTVLKRKRPARLDIPVSSLTFGVPPTPSAAARDVVEDEEDGFGVYCKRGRREYMEDRYTAGNNLRGVNKLAFFGIFDGHGGAKAAEYAANNLEKNILDEVIMRDEDDAEEAVKRGYLNTDSDFLKEELHGGSCCVTALIRNGNLVVSNAGDCRAVISRGGVAEALTSDHRPSREDERDRIESLGGYVDLCRGIWRIQGSLAVSRGIGDRHLKQWVTAEPETKVLRIEPEHDLLILASDGLWDKVSNQEAVDIARSFLVGSNKSQPLLACKKLVDLSVSRGSMDDTSVMLIKLEHYV; the protein is encoded by the exons ATGTCTTGCTCCGTCGCGGTTTCCAATTCGCCGGTCTTCTCTCcctcctcttctctcttctgctctAAGCCTTCCATCATCTCTTCTTCGCCCGAATCCCtttccctctccctctcccaCCTCAAACCTTCCAACACTAACACGGCCTCCTCttgttcttctccttctgctgCGGCTgcttcctcctctccttcttctccttttcgcCTTCGCCTTCCCAAGCCTCCCTCCGTCTTCTCTGcctcctccacctcccccaACGGCACCGTTTTGAAGAGGAAGCGACCCGCCAGGCTCGACATACCCGTTTCCTCTCTCACCTTCGGGGTTCCGCCCACGCCCTCCGCTGCGGCGCGTGACGTCGTCGAGGATGAGGAGGATGGCTTTGGGGTCTACTGCAAGAGAGGGAGGAGGGAGTACATGGAGGATCGTTACACCGCTGGGAATAATCTACGCGGTGTAAACAAACTG GCTTTTTTTGGCATATTTGATGGGCACGGAGGTGCCAAGGCTGCTGAATATGCTGCAAATAACTTAGAGAAGAATATTTTAGATGAAGTGATTATGagagatgaagatgatgctgaGGAGGCAGTGAAGCGTGGGTACCTCAACACAGACTCAGATTTCCTGAAGGAGGAACTCCATGGTGGCTCTTGCTGTGTGACAGCATTGATTAGGAACGGCAACCTTGTTGTGTCCAACGCTGGTGATTGCCGTGCTGTCATTAGCAGAGGGGGTGTTGCTGAAGCCCTAACATCTGATCACAGGCCTTCAAGGGAAGATGAAAGGGACAGAATTGAGAGCCTG GGTGGCTACGTGGATTTATGCCGCGGCATTTGGAGGATCCAAGGATCTCTTGCTGTGTCTAGAGGAATTGGAGATAGACATCTGAAACAATGGGTGACAGCAGAACCTGAGACCAAAGTTCTCAGAATTGAACCTGAACATGACTTGTTAATCTTAGCTTCAGATGGACTATGGGATAAG GTTAGTAATCAGGAAGCAGTAGACATTGCTCGTTCTTTTCTCGTGGGGAGCAACAAATCACAACCATTGCTGGCTTGTAAAAAGCTTGTAGATTTGTCTGTTTCACGAGGCTCCATGGATGATACGAGCGTTATGCTAATCAAATTAGAACACTATGTTTAA